A window of the Fusibacter sp. A1 genome harbors these coding sequences:
- a CDS encoding response regulator transcription factor — translation MAKLEVVIIEDDEHIVELLKYNLEENGYSVHYSTNGSEGLELVTNILPDVLLLDLMIPELDGFEVCKRLKQNEQTREVPIIMLTAKGSEMDKVLGLEIGADDYLTKPFSIRELLARVKAVLRRSVQATKNSSKQFKVGNLTVDIDKHEVSRNDEVFQLTYKEFELLKILLENRGRVLTRDELLDAVWGYEYYGETRTVDVHVRHLRKKIETESEKYIETIRGVGYKIK, via the coding sequence GTGGCTAAGCTTGAAGTAGTGATAATTGAAGATGACGAACATATCGTGGAACTCCTGAAATACAATCTCGAAGAAAACGGTTATTCGGTCCATTACTCGACAAACGGAAGCGAGGGTCTAGAACTGGTGACGAACATCTTACCTGATGTTTTGCTTCTTGACTTGATGATTCCCGAACTAGATGGATTTGAAGTATGTAAAAGACTCAAACAGAATGAACAGACCCGTGAAGTCCCTATTATCATGCTGACCGCAAAGGGCAGTGAGATGGATAAGGTGCTTGGCCTTGAAATCGGGGCGGATGACTATTTGACAAAACCTTTTAGCATACGTGAACTTCTAGCAAGGGTGAAGGCGGTTCTTAGACGTTCGGTGCAGGCAACCAAGAATAGCAGCAAGCAATTTAAAGTAGGAAACCTGACGGTCGACATTGATAAACACGAGGTATCGAGAAACGATGAAGTATTTCAGCTGACTTATAAGGAGTTCGAACTACTGAAAATCTTACTGGAGAACCGTGGAAGGGTACTGACGCGAGATGAGTTGCTTGATGCGGTATGGGGATATGAGTACTATGGTGAAACCAGAACGGTCGATGTTCATGTCAGACATCTCAGAAAGAAAATAGAGACCGAGTCGGAAAAATACATCGAGACCATTCGTGGTGTCGGATACAAGATCAAGTAG
- a CDS encoding sensor domain-containing diguanylate cyclase codes for MVKKQRRNPSRMLHKIKAKQTNSRNLKMLEHVSCSDLPIIFVSVEKREESYQSSISYIAPSIKWARRLHDERSILELFDDNSKWHIKHQLERSAIFELPITYEARLDGEKDVYVSINLNPVINDLKVLTWSGMIVDITEKKMHEISMQQEKAFLEELFEVNGNLLCTTDLSGNLLRYNESFKSILGFEDVVLSADEFWPGILDAGAYELLKTKVKQLDRKSKYQSVTTNVNTRYGQKTIAWTLSKVKLKEDESESIVLSGVDITLQRKTEHDLNLTNEQLKTKNTQVERVVTLQETLFSIFEQLRNTKTHKDVYELISTEFASILEFRNLFICLKENKRSDTFNFFDLNREFTQMDKNLYFVEQKGILGQVINKKEAFFSGDVKKEDTYIVHDERSNSILMVPIVFNDFLWGVIGLDSTEYNAYDVIEIDMIKLAASHISLYFEELESKNELVAEASKLRKLHDAFSCILNERTDDEIADHIIGQQLLKHLAVYRSFDDDLSLVSDASNEDIPLVEDYAKAFVDHAMTRTTSRIQTTAGGTVYHLSHPVVNQEEVLGVLYSVKVTPFIAQETNIIAILADQLAVYWRLNQMIVQSKREALIDPLMDIWNRRYMIRCLEEEDARIKRYDGIASIALIDLGNFKEINDTYGHIFGDQALKIVARVLKANMRETDSVGRYGGDEFLILMPNTGSDEAQTVLERITEELNETPVISDAFFVTADYGIATIPEDTFSMMDGIRVADERMYRNKRSRKGKFIKIDME; via the coding sequence ATGGTGAAAAAGCAACGAAGGAATCCGAGTAGGATGCTACATAAAATCAAGGCGAAGCAGACTAACTCCAGAAATCTTAAAATGTTGGAACACGTCAGCTGTTCAGATCTGCCTATTATATTTGTTAGCGTCGAAAAAAGAGAGGAATCCTATCAAAGCAGTATCTCCTACATCGCACCATCCATAAAATGGGCGCGTCGCCTGCATGATGAAAGGTCGATACTGGAATTGTTCGACGACAATAGCAAGTGGCATATCAAACATCAGTTGGAGCGGTCAGCAATTTTTGAACTACCTATTACCTATGAAGCAAGACTTGACGGTGAAAAAGATGTCTATGTCTCCATCAATCTTAACCCTGTCATCAATGACTTGAAGGTGTTGACGTGGTCTGGAATGATTGTTGACATCACTGAAAAGAAGATGCATGAGATATCCATGCAGCAGGAAAAGGCTTTCCTTGAAGAGTTGTTCGAGGTAAATGGAAACTTATTGTGTACGACGGACTTAAGCGGAAATCTCTTAAGGTATAATGAGTCCTTTAAAAGCATTTTAGGTTTTGAGGATGTGGTCTTATCCGCGGATGAGTTTTGGCCTGGGATTTTAGATGCCGGCGCATATGAGTTGCTGAAAACTAAAGTGAAGCAATTAGATAGAAAAAGTAAATATCAAAGCGTTACGACAAATGTAAATACGAGATATGGCCAAAAGACCATTGCGTGGACATTGTCCAAGGTCAAATTGAAAGAGGATGAGTCCGAATCGATTGTGCTGTCTGGAGTTGATATCACGCTTCAAAGGAAGACTGAGCACGATTTGAATCTGACAAACGAGCAGTTGAAAACCAAGAACACTCAGGTGGAAAGGGTGGTCACGCTTCAGGAGACCCTGTTTAGCATATTCGAGCAGCTAAGGAATACAAAAACCCATAAGGATGTTTATGAGCTGATTTCAACTGAGTTCGCCTCTATCTTGGAGTTTAGAAATCTCTTTATCTGCCTTAAGGAAAACAAGCGAAGTGACACGTTCAATTTTTTCGATCTGAACAGAGAGTTCACACAAATGGATAAGAACCTCTATTTTGTCGAACAAAAGGGCATTCTTGGACAGGTCATCAACAAGAAGGAAGCATTCTTCTCCGGTGATGTGAAAAAAGAGGATACCTATATCGTCCATGATGAAAGGTCCAATTCGATACTGATGGTCCCGATCGTGTTCAACGATTTTCTCTGGGGAGTGATAGGTCTTGACAGTACTGAATATAACGCCTATGACGTGATTGAAATAGATATGATAAAACTCGCCGCATCTCATATCTCACTCTATTTTGAAGAGTTGGAGTCTAAAAATGAACTGGTGGCGGAGGCTTCAAAACTTAGAAAGCTTCACGATGCTTTCAGCTGTATCTTAAACGAGAGGACAGATGACGAGATTGCTGACCATATCATCGGTCAGCAACTGCTGAAACATCTGGCTGTCTATCGCAGTTTTGATGATGACCTTTCGCTGGTAAGCGACGCATCTAACGAGGACATACCGCTTGTTGAGGATTATGCCAAGGCGTTTGTGGATCATGCCATGACAAGGACGACAAGCAGAATTCAGACAACCGCAGGTGGAACCGTGTATCACCTGTCACATCCTGTTGTGAATCAAGAAGAGGTGCTGGGAGTCTTATATTCAGTAAAAGTGACTCCTTTTATTGCGCAGGAGACCAACATAATCGCAATTCTCGCAGATCAGCTTGCGGTTTATTGGCGGCTCAATCAGATGATAGTGCAGTCAAAAAGAGAAGCGCTGATTGATCCCCTGATGGATATTTGGAACCGAAGATATATGATCAGGTGTTTGGAAGAAGAGGATGCGAGGATAAAAAGGTACGACGGGATCGCCAGTATCGCGCTAATCGATTTAGGAAACTTTAAGGAAATCAATGACACATATGGTCACATTTTCGGGGATCAGGCACTAAAGATCGTCGCCCGTGTGTTGAAGGCCAACATGAGAGAAACCGATTCAGTAGGCAGATACGGTGGTGACGAATTCTTGATTCTTATGCCGAACACGGGCAGCGATGAGGCTCAGACGGTACTTGAACGAATCACTGAAGAACTGAACGAAACCCCGGTGATTTCCGATGCTTTCTTTGTAACCGCGGATTACGGTATCGCAACCATACCTGAAGATACATTTTCGATGATGGACGGAATACGGGTTGCAGATGAAAGAATGTACAGAAACAAACGAAGCAGAAAAGGAAAGTTCATTAAGATAGATATGGAATAG
- the pstA gene encoding phosphate ABC transporter permease PstA, giving the protein MEQLRVGSKQKKRRDLSERLLKGLIFLSAFITVGMLLWILSYIVFNGIKEVSWEFLTTSPKGEEGGILPMILNTIYIIVLALMISTPIGVLSAIYLVEYAKPGKTVRFIRFCTESLAGIPSIIYGLFGLIFFVTLLKWQFSMISGAVTLSIMVLPTMIRTTEEALKAIPNGYREASMGLGASKLRTVMKAVLPSALPGILAAIILNTGRIVGETAAVVMTAGMSPYIAKSASESGRTLAVHMYLLAKEGISFEKAYATATVLVIIVLLINLSTKLVAKLLSRDKDKV; this is encoded by the coding sequence ATGGAACAGCTAAGAGTAGGTTCAAAACAAAAAAAACGTAGGGATTTGTCAGAAAGATTGCTAAAGGGCCTGATCTTTTTATCGGCTTTCATCACAGTAGGCATGCTTTTATGGATACTGAGTTATATTGTATTCAATGGTATAAAGGAAGTTTCGTGGGAGTTTTTAACCACCTCGCCTAAAGGTGAGGAAGGTGGGATACTTCCTATGATACTGAATACGATCTATATTATCGTACTTGCGCTGATGATTTCGACTCCAATCGGCGTCCTTTCCGCAATCTATCTTGTGGAGTACGCGAAACCGGGCAAAACCGTCAGGTTCATCAGATTTTGCACAGAGTCGCTTGCTGGGATTCCATCCATCATCTACGGACTATTCGGTCTGATTTTCTTTGTTACGCTGCTCAAATGGCAGTTCTCAATGATTTCAGGTGCCGTCACCCTAAGCATCATGGTGCTTCCTACAATGATTCGGACAACTGAAGAAGCGTTAAAGGCGATACCGAACGGATATAGGGAAGCCAGCATGGGGCTGGGCGCCTCTAAGCTTAGAACAGTTATGAAAGCGGTTCTCCCCAGCGCACTTCCAGGAATATTGGCAGCAATCATATTGAATACAGGAAGAATTGTAGGCGAGACAGCTGCGGTGGTCATGACTGCGGGTATGTCACCCTATATAGCAAAGTCTGCAAGCGAATCGGGTAGAACCCTTGCTGTGCACATGTATCTGCTTGCAAAGGAAGGCATATCCTTTGAAAAGGCATATGCCACAGCGACCGTGCTTGTAATTATCGTCTTATTGATCAACTTATCGACCAAGCTCGTAGCAAAACTGCTAAGCAGGGATAAGGATAAAGTCTGA
- a CDS encoding dihydrolipoamide acetyltransferase family protein: protein MYEFKFADIGEGIHEGVIHEWLVKEGETVKDGQALFLVETDKVTAEIPSPVDGAIEKINYAVGETIHVGDVAVVIDDGLGHHIEVAPPDEVPHHKESVEEAGSTSVVGEIEVSSVVIPSSFEVSQEKPVAPSSRKVLATPVARKMAKDLGVDITEITGSGTSGRVMKNDISEFARLKNQTNDTKVVQVDDKTDKGIETSGNIERIKMSMLRKTIARNMVQSKFTIPHTAAMDDIDVTALVAYRKALNEKYEERGIKLTFMPFVLKAVALALKEHPIVNSSLDESSDEIVIKHFYNIGIATDTPDGLMVPVLKDVDKIGLLAISQQAKALAEQAKTHTLKLEDMKDGTFTITNYGAVGAKYGVPVIKYPEAAILGIGTIFKAPAVGPSGEVVIQDTLPISISFDHRIVDGADAGRFMQSLKRLLSDPDLLLIS from the coding sequence ATGTATGAATTCAAATTTGCCGATATTGGTGAAGGCATTCATGAAGGTGTCATTCATGAATGGTTGGTCAAAGAAGGCGAGACAGTTAAAGATGGACAGGCGCTCTTTTTAGTGGAAACTGACAAAGTGACCGCTGAAATACCAAGTCCTGTGGACGGTGCGATTGAAAAAATCAATTATGCGGTGGGTGAAACCATTCATGTAGGTGATGTAGCAGTGGTGATCGACGATGGACTTGGTCATCACATAGAAGTCGCTCCACCTGACGAGGTTCCTCACCATAAGGAATCGGTAGAAGAGGCGGGGAGTACAAGTGTGGTAGGAGAAATCGAAGTATCCTCTGTGGTCATCCCCTCAAGTTTTGAAGTATCGCAAGAAAAACCTGTGGCTCCGTCAAGCAGAAAAGTGCTTGCTACGCCGGTCGCAAGAAAAATGGCCAAAGATCTGGGCGTGGATATTACAGAAATCACGGGTAGCGGAACAAGCGGTAGGGTTATGAAGAACGATATCAGCGAATTCGCCAGACTTAAAAATCAAACGAACGACACAAAAGTCGTACAGGTTGATGACAAGACTGACAAGGGTATCGAAACGAGTGGAAACATCGAACGAATCAAGATGTCAATGCTCCGTAAGACGATTGCCAGAAACATGGTTCAGTCCAAGTTTACGATTCCGCATACTGCTGCGATGGATGACATAGACGTCACAGCGCTTGTGGCCTACAGAAAAGCGCTCAATGAAAAATATGAAGAGCGCGGAATCAAGTTGACCTTTATGCCATTTGTCCTTAAGGCAGTGGCGCTAGCGTTAAAGGAACATCCGATTGTCAATTCGTCATTGGATGAAAGCAGCGACGAGATTGTGATCAAGCATTTTTACAATATCGGAATCGCGACGGATACTCCGGATGGTCTGATGGTGCCTGTACTAAAAGATGTGGATAAGATAGGCCTGTTGGCTATTTCTCAACAAGCCAAAGCATTAGCAGAACAAGCCAAGACGCATACTCTAAAACTAGAGGATATGAAAGACGGTACCTTTACCATCACCAATTACGGAGCGGTCGGTGCGAAATATGGCGTGCCTGTCATCAAGTATCCAGAAGCTGCGATACTTGGAATAGGTACGATATTCAAAGCGCCAGCTGTCGGACCATCGGGTGAGGTCGTCATTCAGGATACGCTCCCGATTTCAATCTCGTTCGATCATAGAATTGTCGATGGCGCCGATGCGGGTCGATTCATGCAGTCCTTGAAAAGACTGTTGTCAGACCCGGATTTGTTACTGATAAGTTGA
- the pstC gene encoding phosphate ABC transporter permease subunit PstC, with the protein MNDASKKRMNKKRALLEKSVENVFLIAALIAVVSVVGILFFILMKGLPAIQEIGLFNFVLGQKWKPSAELYGIFPMILTSIYATAGAIAFGVPVGILTAVFMVEIAPEWLQRIIRPTIELLAGIPSVVYGFFGLLVFVPIIDGIWDNGGNSLLAAIMILGIMILPTIITVTETALRSVPKEYKEGALALGATHMQTIFGVMVPAAKSGILAAVVLGIGRAVGETMAVILVAGNSTLMPTSVLDRVRTMTANIAMEMGYAFGLHQEALFATGVVLLVFIMLLNILLSKLTGNTERS; encoded by the coding sequence ATGAATGACGCTTCAAAAAAGCGTATGAATAAAAAAAGAGCTTTACTTGAAAAATCAGTGGAAAATGTGTTTTTAATCGCAGCTCTTATCGCTGTTGTCAGTGTTGTCGGGATTCTGTTTTTCATTTTAATGAAAGGACTTCCTGCGATTCAGGAGATAGGACTATTCAATTTTGTCTTAGGGCAGAAATGGAAACCAAGTGCTGAGCTTTACGGTATCTTCCCGATGATCCTGACCTCGATCTATGCTACGGCAGGCGCCATCGCATTCGGGGTGCCAGTCGGGATTCTGACAGCGGTATTTATGGTTGAAATCGCGCCGGAGTGGCTTCAAAGGATCATCCGTCCGACCATCGAACTGTTAGCGGGAATTCCATCTGTTGTTTACGGTTTCTTCGGACTCTTGGTATTTGTGCCGATCATCGACGGTATTTGGGATAACGGCGGAAACAGTCTGCTTGCGGCGATCATGATCCTTGGAATCATGATTCTTCCAACAATCATCACTGTAACTGAAACAGCGCTCAGATCGGTGCCTAAAGAATATAAAGAAGGCGCGCTCGCTTTAGGAGCCACTCACATGCAGACGATTTTCGGTGTGATGGTTCCAGCAGCGAAGTCTGGAATTCTCGCAGCTGTGGTGCTTGGTATCGGTCGTGCGGTAGGTGAAACAATGGCGGTGATCTTAGTTGCGGGCAATTCGACGCTCATGCCTACAAGCGTACTGGACAGGGTCAGAACAATGACTGCGAATATCGCGATGGAAATGGGATACGCGTTCGGTCTCCACCAAGAAGCCCTCTTTGCTACAGGTGTGGTACTTCTCGTATTCATCATGCTGCTTAATATTCTGCTAAGTAAACTTACTGGCAATACGGAAAGGTCATAG
- a CDS encoding phosphate ABC transporter substrate-binding protein: MKLGLNKLVILVVALVMVVGIFAGCSSNASDNGGQPAPEQKETVNASDDAGQPATELKGSINVVGSTSVTPVAQQLAEKFMEINSGVKVNVQGVGSSAGVKATDDGSAAIGMASRNLKEAEKAWGIDEYVIAFDGIAVVVHPSNGVKELTTDQVTAIFNGSIKNWNELGGSDHEILVVSREEGSGTRGAFEELMNLESDNGSTVREDALFAEGNGAVKANIASKDYAIGYVSLSYLDESVQTVKIDGVEATVENIVAGSYSVSRPFLMLTKGQVDPLAQAYLDFVFSAEGQAIVAENLIPVK, from the coding sequence ATGAAATTAGGATTAAATAAGTTGGTAATACTCGTAGTCGCACTAGTAATGGTAGTTGGAATTTTTGCAGGATGTTCTTCAAATGCGTCAGACAACGGAGGGCAGCCAGCGCCAGAACAAAAGGAAACTGTAAATGCGTCAGATGACGCAGGGCAGCCAGCGACAGAACTAAAGGGATCTATCAATGTTGTCGGTTCTACATCGGTGACACCTGTGGCGCAGCAGCTTGCAGAGAAATTTATGGAAATCAATAGTGGCGTCAAAGTGAACGTTCAAGGAGTAGGGTCTTCTGCAGGCGTTAAAGCGACAGATGACGGTTCTGCAGCAATCGGAATGGCTTCAAGAAACCTCAAAGAAGCTGAAAAAGCTTGGGGAATCGATGAATATGTAATCGCTTTTGACGGTATTGCGGTTGTTGTACATCCATCGAATGGGGTAAAAGAACTGACAACGGATCAGGTAACAGCTATCTTCAACGGCTCGATTAAGAACTGGAACGAGCTTGGCGGTTCGGATCACGAAATCCTAGTTGTGTCACGAGAAGAGGGTTCTGGTACGAGAGGCGCATTTGAAGAGTTGATGAACTTAGAATCCGACAACGGTTCTACAGTTAGGGAAGATGCATTGTTCGCTGAAGGAAACGGCGCTGTAAAGGCGAATATCGCTTCTAAGGACTACGCAATCGGATATGTGTCATTATCCTACTTGGATGAATCCGTTCAAACGGTTAAGATTGACGGTGTGGAAGCAACAGTCGAGAACATCGTCGCTGGAAGTTACAGTGTATCCAGGCCTTTCCTGATGCTTACAAAAGGTCAAGTAGATCCTCTGGCTCAGGCGTATTTGGACTTCGTATTTTCGGCTGAAGGACAAGCCATTGTCGCTGAAAACTTAATTCCAGTCAAGTAG
- the pstB gene encoding phosphate ABC transporter ATP-binding protein PstB — MENIIIDVKKLDLFYGEFQALKSINLKVKKNKVTALIGPSGCGKSTFLKTINRMNDLVEGVRVNGDIHLNRENVYQDIDVIELRKRVGMVFQKPNPFPMSIYDNVAYGPRAHGIKNKSELDQIVEQSLKKAAIWDEVKDRLKKSALGLSGGQQQRLCIARALAVEPDVLLMDEPTSALDPISTLRIEELVNELKENYTIVIVTHNMQQAGRISDQTAFFLNGEVIEFSDTVDLFNHPRDERTENYITGRFG, encoded by the coding sequence ATGGAAAACATAATTATCGATGTGAAAAAATTGGATTTGTTTTATGGCGAATTTCAGGCGCTCAAGTCCATTAATCTGAAAGTGAAAAAGAACAAAGTCACTGCGCTTATCGGACCTTCGGGATGCGGTAAGTCCACGTTTCTAAAGACAATCAACCGGATGAACGATCTTGTTGAAGGTGTAAGGGTCAATGGGGACATCCATCTGAATCGTGAGAATGTCTATCAGGACATAGATGTGATCGAGCTGCGAAAACGTGTGGGCATGGTGTTTCAAAAGCCGAACCCCTTTCCTATGAGCATCTATGATAACGTCGCATACGGTCCGAGAGCTCATGGCATTAAGAATAAAAGTGAACTCGATCAGATCGTTGAACAGAGTTTGAAAAAAGCGGCGATTTGGGATGAGGTCAAAGACAGGTTGAAAAAAAGCGCGCTTGGCTTATCGGGCGGGCAGCAACAAAGGCTATGCATCGCAAGAGCGCTAGCTGTAGAACCAGATGTACTGCTGATGGATGAGCCTACCTCTGCCTTAGATCCTATATCCACGCTTAGAATTGAAGAACTGGTAAATGAACTTAAGGAAAATTACACGATTGTGATCGTTACCCATAACATGCAGCAGGCGGGCCGAATTTCAGACCAGACCGCGTTCTTTTTAAACGGCGAAGTCATAGAGTTCAGCGATACAGTTGATCTGTTCAACCATCCAAGAGATGAGCGGACTGAGAACTACATCACAGGTAGATTCGGTTGA
- the lpdA gene encoding dihydrolipoyl dehydrogenase yields MKTYDIAIIGGGPGGYVAAIKAAQLGYDTVLFEAHKIGGICLNYGCIPTKTLLKTAKLFKEIKHAKIFGIDIDGVESARINWDHMMLRKDKVVKQLTGGVSSLLKHNGVTVISGFANVTDNHTLEVDGDRYGFKQLIVATGSSPVMPSIPGLEEAVNKGYVIDSTGAIALKSLPKKLVILGGGVIAVEFATLYSNLGTEVVLIQRSSEILSFLDKDVKSTMHKHLVKSGVKIITETKIKEIRGNQVIFTKNGEDHRETGDFILASLGRKPNLRGLEALNLEHDKKGILVDERMRTNIDNVYAIGDVNGKYMLAHVASAEGISAVEAIHGEGHPVDYNKIPSCIYSFPEVGVVGLTEDQAIEKGYDVTTSIFPVSVNGKALAEGESVGFVKLIADKKYGEVIGVHIIASHATDMIAEAVATMELEGTIHDLAKAVHPHPTLSELVMEAAHSALGNPIHMKK; encoded by the coding sequence ATGAAAACATATGATATTGCAATCATTGGAGGAGGCCCAGGTGGTTACGTGGCCGCCATAAAGGCGGCACAACTTGGGTACGATACGGTACTGTTCGAGGCGCATAAGATAGGCGGCATCTGCTTGAACTACGGCTGCATACCTACAAAGACACTACTGAAAACCGCAAAACTTTTTAAAGAAATCAAACACGCCAAGATTTTCGGCATCGATATCGATGGTGTGGAGTCCGCGAGGATCAACTGGGACCATATGATGCTAAGAAAAGACAAGGTGGTCAAGCAATTGACCGGAGGAGTCTCATCACTGCTAAAACATAACGGAGTGACCGTAATCAGCGGATTTGCGAACGTGACCGATAATCACACCCTTGAAGTCGACGGCGACCGCTATGGATTCAAGCAGTTGATCGTAGCAACAGGCTCATCACCGGTGATGCCTTCGATACCGGGTCTGGAAGAGGCTGTGAACAAAGGATATGTGATCGATTCGACTGGAGCGATTGCTCTGAAGAGCTTACCGAAAAAACTTGTCATTCTCGGTGGTGGGGTTATTGCAGTGGAATTTGCGACCCTATATTCCAATTTAGGGACAGAAGTGGTCCTAATCCAGCGCTCATCTGAGATATTGTCATTCTTAGATAAGGATGTGAAATCCACCATGCACAAACATCTGGTCAAATCCGGGGTTAAGATTATCACAGAAACCAAGATAAAGGAAATTCGAGGGAATCAGGTCATCTTTACTAAGAACGGAGAGGACCATCGTGAAACCGGCGATTTCATTTTGGCAAGCCTGGGTAGAAAACCAAATCTGCGTGGCCTTGAGGCGTTGAACCTTGAACATGATAAGAAAGGTATTCTTGTTGACGAGCGGATGAGGACGAATATTGACAATGTTTACGCGATCGGCGATGTCAACGGCAAATATATGCTGGCCCATGTGGCTTCGGCAGAAGGAATATCGGCAGTAGAAGCGATTCACGGCGAAGGGCATCCGGTCGATTATAACAAAATCCCATCTTGCATCTATAGTTTTCCAGAAGTCGGTGTCGTCGGTCTGACTGAAGATCAGGCAATTGAAAAGGGGTATGATGTCACAACGAGCATATTTCCTGTTTCTGTCAACGGTAAAGCACTTGCTGAAGGCGAAAGTGTAGGCTTTGTAAAACTGATTGCCGACAAAAAATATGGAGAAGTGATCGGAGTCCATATTATTGCCTCACATGCTACGGATATGATAGCTGAGGCGGTTGCTACTATGGAACTTGAAGGTACGATCCACGACCTTGCCAAAGCGGTTCATCCGCATCCGACACTATCTGAACTAGTAATGGAAGCCGCACATAGCGCTTTGGGGAATCCGATTCATATGAAAAAGTAA